TATTATTTGTAAGGCATCTTTTGCTGGCGCAGTAGAGGAAATTATCTCACTAACTCTAGCTAACCTCTTAATTAACAATTCATATCTACTAAGAAAATTCTGCAGATCCTGATTTAAATTCACCGCCCACAAAGGAACTTGCGCGCTAGCTGGAACATTCATCTGCGCCCTAGCAGAACGAATAACACTAATCAAATCAATCAAATAAGTTAATTCAGTTTTAGACTCAGGATAATCAAAACTATAATTTGGCCATGAAACTAGAGCTAATATTTTTTCTCTTTTTCCCTCTACCAATGTATTATTCCATAAAAATTCTGTTACAAAAGGCATAAAAGGATGCAATAATTTATATACAGCCTCTAAACAAAAACGCAAGCACCCCCTAACCTCATCACGATCTAAATGATTTTCATCCATTAAAATTGGCTTAGCTAACTCAATATACCAATCACAAAGACTATTCCAAGTAAATCTATATAACGCTAATGATGCCTCGTTAAATTTATAAGCTTCTAAAGCTGTTTCAACCTGTAATCTAGTGTTAGATAATTCGGTTAATATCCACTGATTAATAGCTAATTTAGCGGCAGAAGGATTAAAATCATCTACGGAAAAACAATCATGCATCTCTGCAAATCTAGTAGCATTCCATAATTTAGTAATAAAATTACGATATCCCTCTACCCTTGATTCATCCAATCTTACATCTCGACCCTGTACTGACATAATTGCTAAAGTGAATCTAAGCGAATCCGTACCATAACTATCCATTAGCGCTAAAGGATCTATCACATTACCCTTTGACTTAGACATTTTAGCCCCGTATTTATCCCTAAGCAATGGATGAAGATAAATATTTTTAAATGGCACTTTACCAATAAAGTAAAGACCCATCATCATCATTCTAGCTACCCAAAAAAATATTATATCAAAAGCCGTCACTAAAACATTAGTAGGATAATATTGATTCAACACTTCCGTATTATTAGGCCATCCTAAAGTCGAAAAAGGCCACAAAGAGGAAGAAAACCAAGTATCTAAAACATCTGGATCTCTCACTAAGCTGACCTTAGTTCCATAATATTCTAACGCCGCCTTATTGGCCATATCTTCTGTTTCTTCTACAAATATTTTACCATCAGGGCCATACCAAGCAGGAATTTGATGCCCCCACCATAATTGTCGAGAAATACACCAAGGACGAATTTCATTAAGCCAATTATAATAAGTTTTATCCCAACTTGAAGGAATAAATTTGCTATCACCATCTTTTACAGCCTTCAAAGCCTGTTTAGACATAGAATCAACATTAAGATACCATTGCTCTGTTAGATATGGCTCTATCACCACACCACTACGATCGCCATGAGGAACTTTATGAATATGTTCTTCAACTTTTTCTATATATTCATATTTAGTTAATAACTCTACTAATATATTACGCGCATCAGTAGTTGATTTACCTTCTAATTGAGTAATTAAAGATTGTAAATTATCGTTCAGCTCTAAACCTTGTAAAAATTCATCATTATCAACTAACTTTAATTTTGCCTCTTCCGTTAATATATTAATAACAGATAAATTATGACGCTCACCCACCTCAAAATCATTAAAATCATGCGCCGGAGTCATTTTCACTACTCCAGACCCAGATTCAATAGAAACATATTCATCAGCCACTATAGGAAGACAACGTCCAACCAATGGTAATATTGCTAACTTATTAACAATATGCTGATAACGATCATCATTCGGATTAACCGCTAAACCACTATCACCTAATAAAGTTTCCGGTCGAGTAGTAGCCACTACCACGTAAGTTGTATCGTCTAAAGGATTAAATACTTTATCTTTTAATGGATATCTGACATACCATAAATGACCTTTCACCTCTTTTACTTCGACCTCAAGATCAGAAATAGCTGTAAGTAATTTAGGATCCCAATTAACCAATCTCTTATTTTTATAAATCAATCCATCTTTGTATAAGGTGACAAATACTTTAATAACAGCCTCACTACTACCCTTATCCATAGTAAAACGTTGCCGACTCCAATCACAAGAGACACCTAAACGACTATATTGATTAACTATCTGCCCCCCAAAATCCTCTTTCCACTGCCAAATTTTTTCTATAAATTTCTCGCGCCCTAGCTCATATCTATCTGGCTCACCCTGCGCAGCTAACTGCCTCTCTACAACCATCTGTGTAGCGATACCGGCATGATCTAAGCCCGGTTGGAATAAAATATTTTTTCCGCGCATTCTTTCAAATCTAACCAGAATATCTTGAATGGTTCCATTTAACGCATGACCAACATGAAGATTACCGGTTACATTAGGCGGCGGCATAATTACAGAATAATTATTAGCAGGATCTATATTTGGAGAATTTGTTACAAAAGCATTCTCTTTCTCCCATAAAGAAATTATTTCCTGTTCGAATTTTTTAAAGTCATATATTTTATCTACCATCAATACGCCTATTTATTTATGTTTATTCTTTGGCTTTAAAAATTTTAGAGAGTTTTTCTTGAACTTCTTCCCTAATAACTCTTTCCATTATTTTAGAAGAATGCATTTTAATCCATTCTTGTATAAGATACATAAGATCCGCTTCTTTACTATTGATAAATTTTTCAATTGACTTTTCTAAAGCATTCTCTAGGTACCTAGTTTGGTTTTCTCTATCATCTTCTGATATTTGTCTTGAAAAATTATTCTCTCTATTTGATATTTCATCTGGAAAATCTTTAGAGAATAAATTTTCAAATAATCTTTTCTCATTCTCTTGTTCATCATTAATAATAACATTTCTGATATTATTATCTTGTTTACGATTCTCATCTACCAGATTAGCATTATTAATGAACCGCTGCTCTTCATATCCAAGCTTATTATGATCTGACTTTAAACCTACATGGCGCAGATCCGTCGTGCGATTATCTGGTTGATTGTGAATATTTTTAAATATTTCCTTATTATTAGAATATTCTGCAATAGAATTATTATTGATATAACCAAAATCTCTACTAGCTTCACTATAGGCTAAATTTTGCTTATGATTATCATCTCTGACAACATAATCTAACGTGTCTTTCTTTTTGCTATGTGAGTGATCAGCGCCAATATTTTTATTATTATCTTGCCAAGCCTTATCATCTTCTATAGCTTTTCTGATAGATTTAAGTAATACTTCAATAGATTGATCAGAATCTTCACGGTTCTTAGCCATTATGCGCAACTTTCATTATAACAATTATAATTTCCCGCTCTGATTAAAATAACAAACTAACCCTAACAAACAAAGTACCAAACCACTAAGCGATCGATATTAATTAAGTTTTACACAAAAAAGAGCTTACTTCAATCTATTTATCAGATATCTTTCCAATTAAGAATAACAATAAAAAAATCTTTTAAATTATCCAAATCATTATTACTAATTAATAGGCAAGCTACCCGCTTATAAACTTACGCGGTGAATATCAAAAATCATATATCTAGGTTATGTCGCATCAGGATCGTATCTCTCTACATTCAAGCCGATCACCTCTACTGTAAATTGCCCCATAGCGGCCAACAAATTATAACTAGCTATAATAATATCTCTTTGATTATTAATATAAGCTATTCGTGCATCAGTTAAAGAATTTCTCTGCACTAATACATCTAAAGTAGAAGCCTCGCCGACTTTATTTTGAGCGAGAACACCCTCCATAGCAATCTTACTAGCTTCTATATTCGCCTTATTAGCAACCAAAGCAGCCTTAGCCCCTTGCAACTTTGACCATGCCTCTATTACTGATTGCCTCACAGACAAACGAGCAGCATCAAGATCAAATATCGCAGCAGACAAATTTTGTTTAGCTTTTCTAACTTGAGCAGTAGAACGACCACCTTGATACAGAGGAATTACAACATTAACACCTACACTCGAAGTTACTTTATCTGTCCAATTTGCATCTATAAAAGCATTATTTCGATAATCAACCCCTGCAGAAACATTTACTGACGGAAGCAGACGCCCTATATTAGCTTTCACTACATGCTCTAAGGACCGCACAACAAACCCAGAGGAAACAACCGCTGGATGATTTGTTAAAGCAATTTCTATCATTTCCTCAAGACTATTAGGAAGACTAAAATAAACTTTAGGAGGATCTAATTTGCCAGGCTTAACCCCTATGATTTGCTGATAACTTGCTTCTAATGAATCTAGCGTGGCTAACGATTGACTTAGCGCAGCTCGAGATCTAGCGAGAGCAGCCTCAGCCTGTGAAACTGCTGTTCTTGTACCCTCACCTATACTAAAGCTAGCTTTATTCGATTGAACTCTAGCCTTCATTGCTTCAACATCTTTTTTACGAATATCTATAATATCTCTCATACTAGCAACATTCGCATAAGTAGATAAAGCAAGTAATAATTGATCCTGCTCCAGCTTTCGCAGCTTAGCTTGTTTAGCTAACACTTGCATTTGAGTCGCAGAAAGATTGTTCACATCAGCAAAGCCCGCAAAAATATTTTGCGAAATGCTAATATTAGCGACTGGCCCCACATTATAACCGCTCGCAGCATTCTTACCAGTTCCACTAACGCCCGCTGTTAGCTGTATAGCGGGTCTAAATGCCGCTTGAGCAATTGCTATATCTTCATCAGAGGCACGCAATGAAGCTCTAAATGATAAAATTGTTGGATTATTTCTGTAAACTAAAGACAAAGCATCTTTTAGGGTATCAGCCGCGACAGATACCGGCGCTAATAAGCCGAAAACAATAACAAATTGACTCAAAAAATTTAATTTATTCTTTCTCACTCTTAATCGTCTCCAACCTAAACATTCACTAGACTAACAAATGTTTTTCCTAAAAGCAATTATTTAGGAAAACCATTCAGCTAAAATAATCAACACTTAGAATCATTAAATTAGCTATAAAATAAGCAGGTAATTTATTATAAATTTTCTATATAGAATCCCTTTTCCAGTTTTCCATAAGATTTTATATTAATACTATTAAACTTTAGTTACTTAAAATAAATTTTATGTAATAATCTACCAAACCTACTATTATGATAGCATAATAACTTGTTTTATTTTTATTAACATAAAAATAATTATTAATTAACAAAATACTACCCGATTTACTTAGAGATAATTTAAAAGATTATATTATTATTTTTCTTTACAATAACCACATATTCCACCAAAGACAATAGATAGTTGCGAAACATGCAATATTAACACCTCTCAATAAGAGCCGTTCATCATCTGACACAAAACAATATCTTACAAAATTATATTAAAGAAATA
The Bartonella sp. DGB1 genome window above contains:
- a CDS encoding valine--tRNA ligase encodes the protein MVDKIYDFKKFEQEIISLWEKENAFVTNSPNIDPANNYSVIMPPPNVTGNLHVGHALNGTIQDILVRFERMRGKNILFQPGLDHAGIATQMVVERQLAAQGEPDRYELGREKFIEKIWQWKEDFGGQIVNQYSRLGVSCDWSRQRFTMDKGSSEAVIKVFVTLYKDGLIYKNKRLVNWDPKLLTAISDLEVEVKEVKGHLWYVRYPLKDKVFNPLDDTTYVVVATTRPETLLGDSGLAVNPNDDRYQHIVNKLAILPLVGRCLPIVADEYVSIESGSGVVKMTPAHDFNDFEVGERHNLSVINILTEEAKLKLVDNDEFLQGLELNDNLQSLITQLEGKSTTDARNILVELLTKYEYIEKVEEHIHKVPHGDRSGVVIEPYLTEQWYLNVDSMSKQALKAVKDGDSKFIPSSWDKTYYNWLNEIRPWCISRQLWWGHQIPAWYGPDGKIFVEETEDMANKAALEYYGTKVSLVRDPDVLDTWFSSSLWPFSTLGWPNNTEVLNQYYPTNVLVTAFDIIFFWVARMMMMGLYFIGKVPFKNIYLHPLLRDKYGAKMSKSKGNVIDPLALMDSYGTDSLRFTLAIMSVQGRDVRLDESRVEGYRNFITKLWNATRFAEMHDCFSVDDFNPSAAKLAINQWILTELSNTRLQVETALEAYKFNEASLALYRFTWNSLCDWYIELAKPILMDENHLDRDEVRGCLRFCLEAVYKLLHPFMPFVTEFLWNNTLVEGKREKILALVSWPNYSFDYPESKTELTYLIDLISVIRSARAQMNVPASAQVPLWAVNLNQDLQNFLSRYELLIKRLARVSEIISSTAPAKDALQIIVGGDSYNILVGEFIDLDVEKARLQKKKDKLLAERMKLMAKLENPKFIANASEIVISNDKNRLNALDVEIEALSRALAGFI
- a CDS encoding TolC family outer membrane protein, with product MRKNKLNFLSQFVIVFGLLAPVSVAADTLKDALSLVYRNNPTILSFRASLRASDEDIAIAQAAFRPAIQLTAGVSGTGKNAASGYNVGPVANISISQNIFAGFADVNNLSATQMQVLAKQAKLRKLEQDQLLLALSTYANVASMRDIIDIRKKDVEAMKARVQSNKASFSIGEGTRTAVSQAEAALARSRAALSQSLATLDSLEASYQQIIGVKPGKLDPPKVYFSLPNSLEEMIEIALTNHPAVVSSGFVVRSLEHVVKANIGRLLPSVNVSAGVDYRNNAFIDANWTDKVTSSVGVNVVIPLYQGGRSTAQVRKAKQNLSAAIFDLDAARLSVRQSVIEAWSKLQGAKAALVANKANIEASKIAMEGVLAQNKVGEASTLDVLVQRNSLTDARIAYINNQRDIIIASYNLLAAMGQFTVEVIGLNVERYDPDAT